From a single Apium graveolens cultivar Ventura chromosome 2, ASM990537v1, whole genome shotgun sequence genomic region:
- the LOC141691956 gene encoding uncharacterized protein LOC141691956: MLHQAVRPESQVPPVEHVVTFKQFHSVKPPKFEGSADPTKAKAWLKEMEKAFVLVKVKADQKTDFASYFLKGEANYPWESKKALEGEGVVTWDRFTGLLLEKYFPRYMKNQIEIKFLELKQGNLSVTDYKAKFTELARFVPEQVDTDKKRAKIFQQGLKPWIRSRIAMFELTTYTAKGHYSGECPTGKTDVTYFQYGRKGHITKDCRGTTITASVPRVLELPPPPQQNQPRARTFNMSIKEAVQSPNVVASTLPVNFVDAQVLIDSRATRFFFEEFIHKIYFQIQRLDETLIIKLANDDQIAVDCVCPGCDIEIAGHHISVDLLTFMLGEFDIILGIDWLASNNAQIDCANKKVNLRTEKNATLTFKGEK; this comes from the exons atgttacatcAAGCAGTTCGTCCAGAATCACAAGTACCACCAGTGGAACATGTTGTTACTTTCAAACAGTTCCACTCGGTAAAGCCTCCGAAATTTGAAGGTTCAGCGGATCCTACTAAGGCAAAAGcctggttaaaagagatggagaaagcctTTGTGTTGGTTAAAGTTAAAGCAGATCAAAAGAcggattttgctagttacttccTAAAGGGAGAGGCCAATTACCCGTGGGAATCTAAGAAAGCACTGGAAGGCGAGGGCGTAGTGACTTGGGACAGATTCACCGGACTTTtattggagaagtattttccccGTTACATGAAGAACCAAATAGAAATTAAGTTCTTGGAGTTAAAGCAGGGAAATTTGTCGGTCACTGACTATaaagccaagtttactgaattggctaggtttgttccagagcaagtAGATACTGATAAGAAGCGGGCTAAGATATTCCAACAGGGATTGAAGCCGTGGATTCGTAGCAGAATAGCGATGTTCGAACTGACGACCTATACAGCC AAGGGACACTACTCTGGGGAATGCCCGACAGGGAAGACAGATGTTACTTATTTCCAATACGGAAGAAAGGGACACATCACTAAAGACTGTAGAGGAACAACAATAACAGCCAGTGTTCCAAGGGTTTTGGAATTACCTCCGCCACCACAGCAGAATCAGCCTAGGGCAaggacctttaacatgtcaaTAAAAGAAGCTGTGCAAAGTCCCAACGTGGTTGCAAGTACGCTTCCTGTGAATTTTGTAGATGCacaagtattgattgattctagAGCCACGAGATTTTTTTTTGAAGAATTTATtcataaaatatattttcaaattcaaCGGTTGGACGAAACGTTAATCATAAAGTTAGCAAACGATGATCAAATTGCGGTAGACTGTGTGTGTCCAGGATGTGATATCGAAATAGCAGGACATCATATCTCAGTCGACTTGTTAACTTTCatgttaggagaatttgatattattttaggaatagATTGGTTAGCCAGTAACAATGCTCAAattgattgcgcaaataagaagGTGAATTTACGAACCGAGAAAAATGCAACATTAACGTTTAAAGGCGAAAAATAG